tggggacagggcaggtTTTAGGGCAGGAGGAATAGGATCTGGGGAAAGAGGACTGGCCCAGTTTGAGATCTGTGAGGTGTCTGTAGGGCACGCAGCTGGGGGTGCCCAAAGGGgcagggctctgggctggggGCGCTTCCCCTGGGCTTGTTGATTTAGAGACTAAGAGAGAAGGAGTTAGATTATCCACAAGGCACGGCAGGAGACAGGGACCGAGGGACTGGGACAGAATCCTAAAGGGCTCAATCACAGACCTAAGAGGGAGGTGCTCAAGAAAGCAGGAGAGCGAAGGCCCTGAGGTGACCCAGGAGGGCGAGCACTGGCCACGGAAAGACAGTTGAGAAACCACTAGTGTGGCGGGTGGGACCCCCCTCCCAgtcctggggattggacccagggcctcacacgtaccAGGCAAGCCCCCACCTCGGACCACATCCCCTGACCTGGCGGgaacactccccccccccccccccccgagttgGGAAGGCCAAATAGATCATGATGGACTGAGGGGTGACCGACAGAAAGGACTCAGAGGCAGGTGTGTGCCTCCTGCCTCACATCTGCCAGAAGTCAAATGATTCCTTTCACACAAATGTTGTTAGAAGCAGGAGGCCTGCTGGGcaagatggcacacacctgtcatccaggtacttgggaggctgaggcaggaagatggaaagtgtgaggccagccttggccacttagcaagacgctgtctcaaaaccAACAGAAAGTGCAAAAGGAGAAAGGACCGGGATGTGTCCTGCGATCCCAGAGTCAATTCCAGTACTGGAGGGGACTAAAGAGAACGTTTAGGAAGTGGAAGAGAGAGAGCATGGAAGAGGAGGGGTGGGGTTTAGGCCAGGTGGAGGATGTGGCCTTGGACAGGAGTGAGGAGCGGAAGTCCCTCTGAGCAGAACTGAGCCTGCTCCGGCCCGGGGGCCTTGCTCTTCTCTGGGGAGCAGGAGGCAAGGGCAGCTGCTGGGAGCAACGAGGTGGCTGAGAGTGGAGGAGAGGGTTCAAGGAGGGGGCGGTGGAGGCTGAAGTATCTGCTATGGGGAGTATGCAAAGAGGTGACCCCGAGGCCCAGGGATTTCCAGGTGATCCTGAAAACCAGGCCGTGTTCTTAGTCATGAGTTTTCTCTGACAAATGTGGATTCAAGGGTTGAGGGCTGCCTCTGGGCAGGTTAGGGGAAGAACAAGATGGGAACTGGGGCTTTTTTAGTGTCTGGCAACTGACCTTGGGGAAGGTGAGGAGCTCCGTCTTGGGGAGATGCtagagcagggcagggggagggggagagctgGCTGGACCGGAGCGCTCAGAGTGGCCCGAGAACCAGGCAGAACTCTGGACCTACCTAGTGAGTGGTCAAGGCTGGGGAGGACTGCCGGAGAGCAGAGGCGAAGGCTGTCAAGGCCAAGGAGATTCAGGATGGAAAGTCACAGGATTGGGTCCTCCTATGGTCTGCTGGACCACAGACTCAGCCCAAGGGCAGTGCTGGCCTTCCGGATGCATGCTGGAGGTGACTGGGAGGCCTGGCTGTCACAGAGCCAGTGACAGAGCTGCTGTGACAGCCAGGGGCTTTACAAAAAACACTGTGGGCCAGCTGGGTTTGAGAAGGCTAAGCTGCCCCCACTTGGGTGGAATGCAAAGAAAAGTGTCCTGTGGGCACATTCCAGCGCGGATGGTGGCTGGAGGTCGCGAgaagccacagctgaaggggagGCAAAGCTTCCTTTCAGAGGTCCCCGGAAAGTGAAGAGCTGGATCAGCAAGGGGGCAGCTGGGCCTTGAGCAGGGGTGATCCTGAGGTCACCAGTGGTTCCACCCTTACTAGCCAGGTGGCCTCTGCCAGATCACTGTCCACCTGTCCCTGGGCACCAGCCTAAAGTCAGATGTCTAAGCCATGGGCTAGTGTGCCTCATGGGCACAGGGGTGGCTGGTGAACAACGGGAGAAGGCTCTGGACAGACGGGGCAGGGTATCTGTCACCTGTGAAAACAGGACACGGGTGACAGGGCTGCCCTGCGGCTCTCCTCCCTAGTGACCTGGATGAGGAGGAGCCCTCAGCAGAAAATCGGGCTCAGAAGCTCCTGCCTGAAGCCCATCAGCCTGTGGGCACTCCCATGCCCGCTGGGCCCCACTGACCACCTGggaaattctttattcccaaagaggctcccctctccctctcctcctgatCCCTCCCACCCGCCCCAAAAATAAAGGAACCAAAAGTGGACACAAGTGTGaatcttaaattattattatttcttcctgtCGCTTACACCCGAGGTGGGGGGGTaggggaaagggaacaggagaGGGGGGGATGCCTCCCCCCCTAAGGCACTGACCGGGAAAGCCGCAAGTAGGGAGAAGGGAGGCCATATTGTCCCCACTCTCTGGGGCTGGGCCCCAggtctccccagccctgggctccccCCATCACCTGAAATGCTAAGATGAGGCCCAGGGCACCCgacctcccctcccaccccaatATATTACATCATCACTTTTAAATAGATACAGGGACTGGTCCCGCTACCCCTCCCTGTAACCCCTCCCCACTGTTGGGGGTACCTGGGCAGCTGTGCAAATGGGCATGGGGGTGCacgggagggagggagagcaccGGGCCCCTGAACCTGCCCCGTTAAGGAGGGGGAGGGGCCGCCAGGCCAGGGAGGGGAAATAGTGCAAGGCAGAGCCCAGGCCGCAAGGGGGTCCAGCACCCAGCGAGGAAAGGGGGTAGGTGCCCCGCCCCAGCGGAATTGGGTAGTTAAAAATCTGAAACTAGATTTCCACGAGACCAACAGACGAGGCTATGTACAGGGGCGGTGGGTGGGCTCAATCCTAGAGGAGTGGGGTCATTCTCTGCCCGCTGGGAAGCCCGGCTGGCAAGGGTCTGGGAAAGGGATGCCCTCCCCGCAGCACCGCAGCCCACCTTCCCAGCCGCCCGCCGAGCTGCGAGCGCGGCGCCTTGGCAAGGGGCGCACGCTCGCCAGCCGGGGCGCCAGGGAGCTAGGACCGCGGCCCGCGCAGGGCACGGCCGCCAGGTGGCGCCAGCGCGGCCGCggctcccccagcccctcaccgGGTCCCACACCCTGCGTCCCGCCAGCCCGGGGGCGGCGTGAGTCAGGGGCGGCAGCGGTGGCGGCTCCGGCTCGCACCTGGGcggggaggaggtggggaggagagggtACGACGCCGCCCGGCCCGCCCTGCCCTCTGGCCCCAGGGAGGGAGCGGCGGGAACAAGACATTCCCTGCCCGGGGACGCGGGAGGGGAGGGAGCTGCGCTCCCGAGCTGGGCGGGGCCCGCCCGCTGCCCCCAGGGGCGGGCGAGCCAATCAGGCCACCCGCCCCTTCTTCTCCAGGACCCCATGACTCAGCGCCGCAGCAGGGCGGAGGGGGACTGGGATGGCTCCTTCCTTACAGGCCCAGTCCCCCCAATCTTTCAAGTTCCCACCTTGCTTTCCCCCACCTACCCTTCCTTTGCCAACCCCCTTTGCATAATTCTCTGCCAGGAAAAGGGAACAGAAACCAGGAAGGAGGGGTCTCAGAAGGGAGGGGCAGTCCTTCACCCCCTTACACAGCCAAAACCCCCAAAGGGGCATGGGAGGGGGGCAAGGCTTTGGTCCCAAGCCCCCGCCCCCTAGAAACCCGCATAGCCGAAGTGGGACCCCACAAATCAAATACATTATTGCTTCTACTCCCCAGGagcagctggggacagggacccCACCTTTACAATAGAgctgtaaatatatacataatatcatATGTATCACTTCTTGGGGGATCACCCCAATCTGGGGAGCCTCTGCCCCCAAACCTTCTCAGCTTGGAACTGGAATGAGGGAACCCAGAGGAAGGGGCTGAATCTGCCGCGCAGTAAGGCTCCGTGCCCCTGACCCCAGCTGCGCCTGTCCTGCCTGCTCCCACTGCTTGGCATGGGGATCCCCGCCCTTGTGCTGCTCCAGCCTGGCCACTCATTCCTCTTTAAGAGGACTCCATGGCACCTTCAGCCTGGGGCGTGGTGggtgccccctcctcctcctcgtcatcaggaggccctggggtggagactgggggccCGGTGGGGGCCGACTGCTCCCAGAATCGAGCCAAAGAGAGGCGGAAGGTGTCCAGGTGGCCATTGGAGAGGTCGAGGCCAGCAGGGGATGGGCTGGCGGTGGAAGGTGGTGGATAGTGTGGTGGTGCGTCATCCTTGCGGCGCCTCCGGGTGCGGACCTCCAGGCAGTTCTGGCCCTTGAGGTGGCGCTGCAGGTGGTCCTCCTTGGCGAAAGCCTTGTGGCACAGGTGGCACTCATAGGGTCGGTCCCCCGTGTGCAGGTGCATGTGGTTCTTGAGGTCGTAGCTGTGCAGGAAGCGGGCTGGGCAGTGCGGGCACGAGTAGGGCCGCTCTCCCGTGTGCTTCCGCATGTGGATCTTGAGCTTGTCGTTCCTGGGACAGGCAGGGGGGAAGGGGCGAGGGAAGCATTCAGGATGGGACCCCAGGCCTTGGCTCACTCCTATCACTGCCACCCTCCACTGTCCCAGGATGCTCTTTAGGGCTGTCACCCACTCTGCCTTCCCCATGCCCACCTCCTTGGCTTTCTTCTGGCCTCTCCTATAATCCAGGAACCTACACATGCCCTCACCTCTCTGGGACCGCCTCCACTCGGATGGCatcccctccacccccagctcccccTGAGGCTCACCTGGTGAAGCGAACACCGCAGACCTCACAGGCGAAGGGCTTCTCGCCAGTATGGGTCCTCATGTGGCGTGGTAGCTTGCCTGCCCCATGGATTATCTTGTGGCAGACGGGGCACTCCTGGGGCATCTGGGAGCGGCGTTTTCGAACCAGCTTATCTTGGCCATCCAGGCCTGGTGCCAGGGCGTCCTGGTGCAGGGAACTTAGGTAGACCATCAGGTCAGGATCGATGGCATCTTCGTCTGAGCCCAGCTCCTCCGGGGAGAGAGGGGGCCCGCCGCTCTGCGCTGGCCCGTAGACTGGGGGATacaccagctcctcctcctcctcttcacccTCATAGGTGTCATAGCTCAGGGGACCCTCCGTAGGTGAGGCGACTCCTGTGGGAGGGCTGTAGCTGTCCGCCAGCCCACTGCCTCCACTGCTGCCCCCTCTACCCGGCGCCTC
This region of Ictidomys tridecemlineatus isolate mIctTri1 chromosome 11, mIctTri1.hap1, whole genome shotgun sequence genomic DNA includes:
- the Zbtb7b gene encoding zinc finger and BTB domain-containing protein 7B, with product MGSPEDDLIGIPFPDHSSELLSCLNEQRQLGHLCDLTIRTQGLEYRTHRAVLAACSHYFKKLFTEGGGGAVMGAGGGGTAAGGAGAGVCELDFVGPEALGALLEFAYTATLTTSSANMPAVLQAARLLEIPCVIAACMEILQVSGLEAPSPDEDDCERARQYLEAFATSTTSGVPNGEDSPPQGPLLPPPPPPPRPAARRSRKPRKAFLQTKGARANHLVPEAPTVPTHPLTYEEEEAPGRGGSSGGSGLADSYSPPTGVASPTEGPLSYDTYEGEEEEEELVYPPVYGPAQSGGPPLSPEELGSDEDAIDPDLMVYLSSLHQDALAPGLDGQDKLVRKRRSQMPQECPVCHKIIHGAGKLPRHMRTHTGEKPFACEVCGVRFTRNDKLKIHMRKHTGERPYSCPHCPARFLHSYDLKNHMHLHTGDRPYECHLCHKAFAKEDHLQRHLKGQNCLEVRTRRRRKDDAPPHYPPPSTASPSPAGLDLSNGHLDTFRLSLARFWEQSAPTGPPVSTPGPPDDEEEEGAPTTPQAEGAMESS